A window from Candidatus Woesearchaeota archaeon encodes these proteins:
- a CDS encoding L-threonylcarbamoyladenylate synthase produces the protein MKIISKREFLAKKRFYVEEIIRGKIIIYPTDTIYGIGCSAKIGSSINKIREIKKRDSKPFSIIAPSRSWILENLKINILKIKYLKKLPGPFTFILDLKNDDCVSKDELIGESKSIGIRIPKCWFSSIILKSGVPFVTTSVNLSGEKYITKISEIKKEILKDVDYIIDCGKINTKPSTIINLVNDKIEIIKR, from the coding sequence TTATGTCGAAGAGATTATTCGAGGAAAAATAATTATTTATCCTACTGATACAATTTATGGAATTGGTTGCTCTGCTAAGATAGGTTCTTCAATTAATAAGATTAGAGAAATTAAGAAAAGAGACTCAAAACCTTTTTCAATTATTGCTCCATCAAGAAGTTGGATTTTAGAAAATTTGAAAATAAATATTCTGAAAATAAAATATTTGAAAAAATTACCTGGACCTTTTACATTTATACTTGATTTGAAAAATGATGATTGTGTATCAAAAGATGAGCTTATTGGTGAGAGTAAAAGTATAGGCATAAGAATCCCTAAATGTTGGTTTTCAAGCATCATATTGAAATCTGGAGTCCCATTTGTTACAACTTCAGTTAATTTATCTGGAGAAAAATATATTACTAAAATATCTGAAATTAAAAAAGAAATTTTAAAGGATGTTGATTATATTATTGATTGTGGTAAGATTAATACTAAACCTAGTACTATTATTAATTTAGTTAATGATAAAATTGAAATTATTAAGAGATAA